A region from the Canis lupus dingo isolate Sandy chromosome X, ASM325472v2, whole genome shotgun sequence genome encodes:
- the PBDC1 gene encoding protein PBDC1 isoform X1, which translates to METTRGTAEPVPGELVSVAHALSLPAESYGNDPDIEMAWAMKAMQHAEVYYKLISSVDPQFLKLTKVDDQIYSEFRKNFEKLRIDVLDPEELKSESAKEKWRPFCLKFDGVVEDFNYGTLLRLDCSQGYTEENTIFAPRIQFLAIEIARNREGYNKAVYTSVYDKEEEKEGNHGRGKGADSAQAEEKGANREREKAKTNKGEEKEKEANKEIHKSSEIAM; encoded by the exons ATGGAGACGACTAGGGGAACTGCTGAGCCG GTTCCCGGGGAACTGGTGTCTGtggcacatgctctttctctcccagcCGAGTCTTATGGCAATGAT CCTGATATCGAGATGGCTTGGGCCATGAAAGCAATGCAGCATGCTGAAGTCTACTACAAG CTGATTTCATCAGTTGACCCACAGTTCCTGAAACTCACCAAAGTGGATGACCAAATCTATTCTGAGTTTCGGAAAAATTTCGAGAAACTCAGGATAGATGTGTTGGATCCAGAAGAGCTCAAATCAGAGTCCGCTAAAGAG AAGTGGAGACCATTCTGCTTGAAGTTTGACGGGGTTGTAGAAGACTTCAACTATGGTACTTTGCTGCGACTGGATTGTTCTCAGGGCTACACTGAGGAAAACACCATCTTTG CCCCCAGGATACAATTTCTTGCTATTGAAATTGCTCGGAACCGGGAAGGCTATAACAAAGCAGTTTACACCAGTGTTTAtgacaaagaagaagagaaagaaggcaacCATGGAAGAGGGAAGGGAGCTGACAGTGcacaggcagaagagaaaggagccaacagagaaagagaaaaagcaaaaaccaacaaaggagaagaaaaagagaaagaagccaacaaAGAAATCCACAAGAGTAGTGAAATAGCTATGTAA
- the PBDC1 gene encoding protein PBDC1 isoform X2, giving the protein MAWAMKAMQHAEVYYKLISSVDPQFLKLTKVDDQIYSEFRKNFEKLRIDVLDPEELKSESAKEKWRPFCLKFDGVVEDFNYGTLLRLDCSQGYTEENTIFAPRIQFLAIEIARNREGYNKAVYTSVYDKEEEKEGNHGRGKGADSAQAEEKGANREREKAKTNKGEEKEKEANKEIHKSSEIAM; this is encoded by the exons ATGGCTTGGGCCATGAAAGCAATGCAGCATGCTGAAGTCTACTACAAG CTGATTTCATCAGTTGACCCACAGTTCCTGAAACTCACCAAAGTGGATGACCAAATCTATTCTGAGTTTCGGAAAAATTTCGAGAAACTCAGGATAGATGTGTTGGATCCAGAAGAGCTCAAATCAGAGTCCGCTAAAGAG AAGTGGAGACCATTCTGCTTGAAGTTTGACGGGGTTGTAGAAGACTTCAACTATGGTACTTTGCTGCGACTGGATTGTTCTCAGGGCTACACTGAGGAAAACACCATCTTTG CCCCCAGGATACAATTTCTTGCTATTGAAATTGCTCGGAACCGGGAAGGCTATAACAAAGCAGTTTACACCAGTGTTTAtgacaaagaagaagagaaagaaggcaacCATGGAAGAGGGAAGGGAGCTGACAGTGcacaggcagaagagaaaggagccaacagagaaagagaaaaagcaaaaaccaacaaaggagaagaaaaagagaaagaagccaacaaAGAAATCCACAAGAGTAGTGAAATAGCTATGTAA